A region from the Lentimonas sp. CC4 genome encodes:
- a CDS encoding Na/Pi cotransporter family protein produces the protein MTLFFAIFGSLGLFLYGMKVMSEGLQKVSGEGLRALIRNMTRNRVSGIVSGTLMTTLVQSSSATTVMIVSFVNARLLTLRESIGMIMGANLGTTTTFWIVAFLGFKFSLNSIALPCVGIGVAMIFFKRPKIRDTGEALIGFGILFLGLSFLKGSVPDVKSNPEIFSFLADWTGHGMGSVGIFFLFGVILTVVVQSSSVAGAITLTLVAKGWIGYEDAAAIVLGENVGTTITANLAAMTGGIEAKRAARAHFLFNIVGVIWMLAVFYPFVQGIEWLTNQSIHWLTPGEATPTGDNTLYKLALFHSMFNLTNILVQTPFVKQLALLATKMVKEKKATSETVEHINYQAPNLPQTGEINLAEAEREIKGMAELTREMFSGFNEVYENPDKDLSVRVKELKAMEEQSDRLAFDITQYLIYCTSSELSRERLNEVTVMLRVVSELEEICDCAYNLVRLAQQKYNKQRVLPAETQEAIRNFSGPVDQFMSFYIESLNRKVSMADMEVAQQLEDTIDASRKKLRKEAVRRMSDPTNIKSEMLYIDILNNIESIGDKSLNILKLLSQID, from the coding sequence ATGACTTTATTTTTTGCGATTTTCGGGAGCCTCGGGCTCTTCCTCTACGGAATGAAAGTAATGAGCGAGGGCCTACAAAAGGTCTCTGGCGAAGGCCTTCGTGCCCTCATTCGCAATATGACACGAAACCGTGTCTCAGGAATTGTCAGCGGCACGCTCATGACCACGCTGGTGCAGTCCTCCAGTGCAACGACGGTGATGATCGTCAGCTTCGTGAATGCCCGCCTGCTGACCCTCCGAGAGTCGATCGGCATGATCATGGGCGCCAACCTCGGCACCACCACCACTTTCTGGATCGTCGCCTTCCTCGGCTTTAAGTTCAGCCTCAACTCGATCGCCCTTCCTTGCGTGGGCATCGGCGTAGCGATGATTTTCTTCAAGCGCCCGAAAATCCGCGATACCGGAGAAGCACTGATCGGCTTCGGCATCCTGTTCCTCGGTCTAAGCTTCCTCAAGGGCTCAGTCCCTGACGTTAAGTCAAACCCTGAGATCTTCTCATTCCTTGCAGACTGGACTGGTCACGGGATGGGCTCGGTAGGTATTTTCTTTCTTTTCGGGGTCATCTTGACCGTTGTCGTGCAGTCTTCCTCTGTCGCTGGTGCAATCACGCTGACCCTAGTCGCCAAAGGCTGGATCGGCTATGAAGATGCCGCTGCCATTGTGCTTGGTGAGAATGTAGGCACCACCATCACCGCGAATCTCGCGGCCATGACAGGCGGGATCGAGGCCAAGCGCGCAGCTCGCGCCCACTTTCTATTCAACATCGTCGGGGTCATCTGGATGCTGGCCGTATTCTACCCATTTGTCCAAGGCATCGAATGGCTAACCAACCAGAGTATCCATTGGCTCACCCCTGGGGAAGCGACCCCAACAGGAGACAATACGCTATACAAACTCGCGCTGTTCCACTCGATGTTCAACCTGACTAACATCCTCGTGCAGACTCCATTCGTCAAGCAGCTCGCGCTCTTGGCCACCAAGATGGTAAAAGAGAAAAAAGCCACGTCCGAAACGGTCGAGCACATCAATTACCAAGCGCCAAACTTGCCACAAACTGGTGAAATCAACCTCGCCGAAGCAGAGCGTGAAATCAAAGGCATGGCCGAACTCACCCGCGAGATGTTCAGTGGCTTCAACGAAGTTTACGAGAACCCAGACAAAGACCTCTCAGTTCGCGTCAAAGAGTTAAAAGCGATGGAAGAGCAGAGCGATCGACTCGCCTTCGACATCACTCAGTATTTGATCTATTGCACCTCTTCTGAGCTCAGTCGCGAACGCTTGAACGAGGTCACTGTGATGCTGCGCGTCGTCTCCGAACTGGAAGAAATCTGCGATTGCGCCTACAACTTGGTAAGACTCGCTCAACAGAAATACAACAAGCAGCGCGTCCTCCCAGCCGAGACGCAAGAAGCGATTCGCAACTTTAGCGGCCCGGTGGACCAATTCATGAGTTTCTACATTGAGAGCCTCAACCGCAAAGTCAGCATGGCAGACATGGAAGTCGCTCAGCAACTCGAAGACACCATTGATGCATCACGCAAGAAGCTCCGCAAGGAAGCCGTGCGCCGCATGAGTGACCCAACAAATATCAAGTCTGAGATGCTCTACATCGATATCCTGAACAACATTGAGAGCATCGGCGATAAGTCGCTCAACATTCTCAAGTTGCTCAGCCAAATCGACTAA